A part of Puntigrus tetrazona isolate hp1 chromosome 21, ASM1883169v1, whole genome shotgun sequence genomic DNA contains:
- the LOC122326143 gene encoding LOW QUALITY PROTEIN: dynein axonemal intermediate chain 1-like (The sequence of the model RefSeq protein was modified relative to this genomic sequence to represent the inferred CDS: inserted 1 base in 1 codon), with translation MSVPHKVGTLKSKQAPNINSHQKAAVAKGVKAIGKKKDEEEGQDTAEGEEWMQGKTLVKPPDQLDLTEAELNEEITRVLKASNPNAPQNVVRYSFKEGCYKPIVFVDQMAIHFELEGNLVHKESDEGRRLMAKQAEVDDGGGDERPDNVAIKAGKREQKLTNQFNFNERASQTLNNAPRDMSCQTEPPPRANFSATANQWEIYDFYTEELQRREKSKEKHEGQFLIKEEDKSKKKMIQAETQNDDISQLAKAVKIIERMANQNIFDDIAQDFMYFDDASDEFRGEKGTLLPLWTFQYDNAKSLSVTALCWNHKYNDLFAVGLGSNEFTQQGGGMLVFYTLKNPSYPEFIFNTTSGVMCLDIHERLSYLVAVGLYDGCVAVYNLKKRXDQPIYNSRASAGKHTSPVMQVKWQKDDLDSNHNFISVAADGRVVSWTLVKHELVFTDIIKLPVIDTIPDDLKDVIPTVGTSLDFHKQKDYSFLVGTEHGKIHKGSKYYSSKFLEKYDAHFMNVTRVRWNPFHPDVFISCGWDWMVKIWDQTMKSPLFTFELKTAVTDVAWAPYSSTIFAAVTTDGKVHVFDLSINKYEALCQQKVVSKKTKLLHIEFNPVHPIIIVGDDRGHVTSLKLSPNLRKKPKEKKGQDLPKGPEVEIAKMEQLLSSLR, from the exons atgtcaGTTCCTCACAAAGTTGGGACATTGAAATCTAAACAG GCACCTAATATTAACAGCCACCAAAAGGCAGCTGTGGCAAAGGGTGTCAAAGCCATTGGAAAGAAGAAG GATGAGGAGGAAGggcaagacacggctgaaggaGAGGAATGGATGCAGGGGAAAACTCTCGTGAAGCCTCCAGACCAGCTGGACTTAACTGAAGCA GAGCTGAATGAAGAGATTACCCGAGTACTAAAAGCAAGCAATCCAAATGCTCCACAAAACGTTGTCAGATAcagtttcaaa GAGGGCTGCTATAAACCAATTGTCTTTGTGGATCAGATGGCTATTCACTTTGAACTAGAAGGGAATCTTGTGCACAAAGAATCTGATGAAGGTCGGAGATTGATGGCTAAACAAGCTGAAGTGGATGACGGCGGAGGAGATGAGAGGCCAGATAATGTGGCCATCAAAGCTGGCAAGAGAGAGCAGAAACTCACCAACCAATTCAACTTTAACGAGAGAGCTTCTCAGACGCTAAACAATGCTCCAAGA GACATGAGTTGTCAAACTGAGCCTCCTCCTCGTGCAAACTTCTCAGCTACAGCCAATCAG TGGGAGATTTATGACTTTTACACAGAGGAGCTTCAAAGGCGGGAGAAAAGTAAAGAGAAGCACGAAGGCCAGTTCCTAATTAAGGAGGAGGACAAGAGCAAGAAAAAGATGATTCAAGCTGAGACTCAG AATGATGACATATCCCAATTAGCCAAGGCGGTCAAGATCATTGAGCGTATGGCgaatcaaaatatatttgatgaTATTGCTCAag ATTTCATGTACTTTGATGATGCATCCGATGAATTCAGAGGAGAGAAGGGCACTCTTCTCCCTCTATGGACATTTCAGTATGATAATGCCAAAAGTCTGTCTGTGACTGCCCTCTGCTG gAATCACAAATACAATGATTTGTTTGCTGTCGGTCTGGGTTCTA ATGAATTTACTCAGCAAGGAGGTGGCATGCTTGTCTTCTACACCTTAAAAAACCCAAGTTACCCAGAATTCATCTTTAACACAACATCAGGAGTAATGTGTTTAGACATCCATGAACGTCTGTCTTACCTGGTGGCTGTGGGATTATATGACGGCTGTGTCGCAGTGTACAACCTGAAGAAAA CTGATCAACCTATTTACAACAGCAGAGCCAGCGCAGGCAAACACACAAGTCCTGTGATGCAG GTGAAGTGGCAGAAAGATGATTTGGACAGTAATCATAACTTCATTTCAGTGGCTGCTGATGGACGAGTGGTGTCTTGGACTTTGGTAAAG CATGAACTGGTCTTCACAGACATAATCAAGCTCCCAGTCATTGACACGATTCCGGATGACTTGAAGGATGTCATTCCTACAG TTGGAACATCTTTGGACTTCCACAAACAAAAGGACTACAGTTTTCTTGTTGGCACTGAACATGGAAAGATTCACAAG GGCTCCAAATACTATTCTAGCAAATTCCTGGAAAAATATGATGCCCACTTCATGAATGTCACTCGTGTGAGGTGGAATCCCTTCCATCCTGATGTCTTCATCTCCTGTGGCTGGGACTGGATGGTCAAAATTTGGGATCAAACTATGAA GTCTCCTCTGTTCACCTTTGAGCTGAAAACTGCAGTGACAGATGTGGCCTGGGCTCCATACTCCTCTACTATCTTTGCCGCTGTCACCACTGATGGAAAG GTCCATGTGTTCGACCTCAGCATTAACAAATATGAGGCTCTCTGCCAGCAAAAAGTGGTGTCCAAGAAGACCAAGCTCTTGCACATTGAATTCAACCCTGTCCATCCCATCATCATCGTGGGCGATGACCGCGGCCATGTCACTAGCCTCAAGCTCTCTCCCAACCTCCGCAAGAAGCCTAAG GAGAAGAAGGGTCAGGACTTGCCGAAGGGGCCGGAGGTGGAAATAGCAAAGATGGAGCAACTGTTGAGCTCACTGAGATAG
- the stx2a gene encoding syntaxin 2a, protein MKDRLGDLTALCHDIIIAPVESNAFLEEFLPKVNEVQRLIQRISLCVEEVKLRHSTILTEINPPNYVREELEQFSSDIKHTADVIKAKIKDLEGKFSEYENANSSSVYFRIQTTQHTVLSLRFAEIMNMYNEELLSFRTKSKDHIQRQLEISGQVVTEEETEVLLQSNNPAVFTSNINSCITTRQALNEIELRHMDILSLEASIRELHSMFMDIAMLVNSQSEMANNIAKTVMRAGNYVDQGKENIEKAVDYKKSWRIRLPIFKSKAKPATSKSS, encoded by the exons ATGAAGGACCGTCTGGGCGATTTAACAGCC CTCTGCCATGACATTATCATCGCTCCAGTAGAGTCCAACGCTTTCCTAGAGGAATTCCTCCCCAAG GTTAATGAGGTTCAGCGACTTATACAGAGAATTTCCCTCTGTGTGGAAGAAGTAAAGCTGAGACATAGTACCATTTTGACAGAAATCAACCCACCAAATT ATGTGAGAGAGGAACTTGAGCAGTTTAGCAGTGACATCAAGCACACAGCCGATGTAatcaaagctaaaataaaag ATTTAGAAGGAAAATTCTCAGAGTATGAGAATGCTAACAGCAGCTCCGTGTACTTTCGCATCCAGACTACTCAG CACACAGTGCTTTCACTAAGGTTTGCAGAAATAATGAATATGTACAACGAAGAACTGCTATCTTTCCGGACAAAGAGTAAAGATCACATACAAAGACAGCTGGAAATCA gtgGCCAGGTTGTCACCGAAGAGGAGACTGAGGTTTTGCTGCAAAGTAACAACCCTGCTGTGTTTACCTCAAAT ATCAACTCCTGCATCACGACGAGGCAAGCACTGAATGAGATTGAGTTACGGCATATGGATATTCTCTCTCTGGAGGCCAGCATTCGAGAGCTGCATAGCATGTTTATGGATATAGCCATGTTAGTCAATAGCCAG AGTGAAATGGCAAACAACATAGCAAAGACCGTGATGCGAGCTGGAAACTATGTAGATCAAGGGAAAGAGAACATTGAAAAAGCTGTTGATTACAAGAAGTCCTGGAGGATAAGACTGCCTATATTCAAGAGCAAAGCAAAACCAGCTACTAGCAAGAGCTCTTGA